The Paenibacillus sp. RC334 nucleotide sequence GCAAGGTCAGTCTTGAAGCGAAACAAGTGGCTGTAGAATACGATGAGTCCAAGCTGAACGTGGAAGCTCTGAAAACTGCAATCGAAGACCAAGGCTACGACGTCGTTTAAGTTGGATATTTAATGCGTAAAAAAATTGGTTTTAAAGGAGAAGCTTCCGTAAAGAGGCTTTTTCTTTTGAACATGAATATACCCCATAGGGGTATGTAGGAGGAGAGTAACTATGGAAAACCGTGTGACCGACGGTGACAAGCAGACAACGCTTCATATTACGGGGATGTCCTGTGCTGCCTGCGCCAGCCGTATTGAAAAAGGTTTGAATCGAATAGACGGCGTGGCGCAGGCTAATGTGAATCTGGCTCTGGAGCAGGCGTCGATATCGTATGATCCGAAGCAGGCCGACATTCCGGATTTTCGCGATAAAATTGCTTCGCTTGGCTTTGGAACCGTGAGTGAGGAAGCCAATCTGAATGTGACGGGCATGACATGCGCAGCCTGCGCGACCCGGATTGAAAAGGGTCTGAACCGGATGCCGGGTGTGACGGGCGCTACGGTGAATTTGGCGATGGAAACAGCGCATGTGGAATATGCGGCGGGAAGTATTGCGGTCGGTGATCTGGTGAGCAAGATTGAGCAGCTTGGCTATGGAGCCATCCCGCAGAGTGCCGAGGATAACATCGCAGACGTGCGCAGCAAAGATTTGAATCGTAAAAAATGGAAGTGGATCGTATCTGCGGTGCTGTCGCTTCCGCTGTTGTGGGCGATGGTGGCTCATTTCTCCTTTACCTCATGGATTTATGTGCCTGGCTTATTTCTGAACCCGTGGTTCCAGCTTGTGCTGGCTACACCGATCCAGTTTATCATTGGATGGCAGTTCTATGTAGGTGCGTACAAAGCACTGCGTAATGGCGGCTCGAATATGGATGTACTGGTTGCACTGGGCACGTCTGCGGCTTATTTCTACAGTTTGTACCTTACATTGCGACCGTCTACCGTGATGGACAGCATGGGAGGTATGGCAGGGATGCCTGTCATGAAAATGCCTGAACTGTACTATGAGACAAGCGCGGTGCTGATTACGCTCATTCTCGTCGGTAAATGGTTCGAGGCAGTAGCCAAGGGCCGTTCGTCCGAGGCGATCAAGAGCCTGATGAGTCTCCAGGCGACAACAGCGCGTGTGGTACGTGATGGGCAAGAGCTTGATATACCGATTGAGCAGGTTCGTGTGAAGGACATTTTTATTGTACGTCCCGGCGAGAAAATTCCTGTCGATGGTGTGGTCGTGGACGGACGCTCGGCGGTGGATGAATCCATGCTGAGTGGCGAAAGTCTCCCGGTGGAAAAAGAAGCGGGTTCTATGGTCACAGGAGCTACGCTCAATAAAAACGGTGTACTTCGTATCCAGGCCCAGCGTGTCGGTGGCGATACGGCATTGGCCCGTATTATTAAGGTCGTGGAGGATGCGCAAAACTCCAAGGCTCCTATTCAGCGGATCGCGGATCAAATCTCGGGTATTTTTGTACCCATTGTTGTTGCTGTTGCCGTGGTGACCTTTTTCGTCTGGTTTTTCCTTGTGACACCGGCTGATTTTGCAGGTTCACTGGAGAAGATGATTGCAGTTCTCGTCATTGCTTGTCCTTGTGCGCTCGGATTGGCTACGCCAACGTCTATTATGGCGGGTTCGGGACGTGCCGCAGAGTATGGCATTCTGTTCAAGGGCGGCGAGCATCTGGAAACGACCCGCTCCATCAACGCGGTGGTACTGGATAAGACGGGTACGGTTACGAACGGCAAGCCGGTGCTGACGGATGTTATGGTCGGAGAAGGAAGCTTGAGTGAAACGGATTTGCTGCGGTTGTTGGCTGCGACGGAAAAAAGCTCGGAGCATCCACTGGCAGAAGCCATTGTAAGAGGGATTGCGGATCGCGGCATTGAGCTAGTAGAGCCAACGGATTTTGAAAATATTCCGGGCTATGGCGTGATGGCTCATGTGGAAGGCAAGCAGGTACTGGCAGGTACACGTCGATTGATGAGCAGGGAAGGCATCGCGATAGCTGACTCTGCCGAGCAGCATATGCATGAGTTGGAGAACGCGGGCAAAACAGCAATGGTGATTGCGGTGGACGGTTCCTATGCCGGACTGGTGGCCGTAGCGGATACGATCAAGGAAACGTCACGGGAGGCGGTTGCCCGTCTGCGTGCGATGAACATTGAGGTCATCATGATTACGGGTGACAATGAACGGACCGCGCGAGCTGTTGCTGCTGAGGCCGGAATTGCTCGGGTGCTGGCTGAGGTGCTGCCGGAGGGCAAGGCTGAAGAAGTGAAACGGCTTCAGGAGCAGGGCCTGATCGTAGCTATGGTCGGAGATGGCATTAATGACGCGCCCGC carries:
- a CDS encoding copper ion binding protein; translated protein: MAQVTLNVEGMNCNHCVKAVEGALEKVGASGKVSLEAKQVAVEYDESKLNVEALKTAIEDQGYDVV
- a CDS encoding heavy metal translocating P-type ATPase, with the protein product MENRVTDGDKQTTLHITGMSCAACASRIEKGLNRIDGVAQANVNLALEQASISYDPKQADIPDFRDKIASLGFGTVSEEANLNVTGMTCAACATRIEKGLNRMPGVTGATVNLAMETAHVEYAAGSIAVGDLVSKIEQLGYGAIPQSAEDNIADVRSKDLNRKKWKWIVSAVLSLPLLWAMVAHFSFTSWIYVPGLFLNPWFQLVLATPIQFIIGWQFYVGAYKALRNGGSNMDVLVALGTSAAYFYSLYLTLRPSTVMDSMGGMAGMPVMKMPELYYETSAVLITLILVGKWFEAVAKGRSSEAIKSLMSLQATTARVVRDGQELDIPIEQVRVKDIFIVRPGEKIPVDGVVVDGRSAVDESMLSGESLPVEKEAGSMVTGATLNKNGVLRIQAQRVGGDTALARIIKVVEDAQNSKAPIQRIADQISGIFVPIVVAVAVVTFFVWFFLVTPADFAGSLEKMIAVLVIACPCALGLATPTSIMAGSGRAAEYGILFKGGEHLETTRSINAVVLDKTGTVTNGKPVLTDVMVGEGSLSETDLLRLLAATEKSSEHPLAEAIVRGIADRGIELVEPTDFENIPGYGVMAHVEGKQVLAGTRRLMSREGIAIADSAEQHMHELENAGKTAMVIAVDGSYAGLVAVADTIKETSREAVARLRAMNIEVIMITGDNERTARAVAAEAGIARVLAEVLPEGKAEEVKRLQEQGLIVAMVGDGINDAPALATANIGMAMGTGTDVAMEAADITLMRGNLNSIPDAIEMSRRTMTNIRQNLFWALGYNVIGIPIAALGFLAPWLAGAAMAFSSVSVVLNALRLQRVKL